The region ACCGGTAAAGCAAACACGTTATATTTAAAGCCTGTTCAGCAAGACTTGTTGCAATATCATGATTGGCTGGTCCAAGAAAACATCAATTCTGAGTGGTTATTTCCCTCGACAGCCCATCATGATCACCATATCACCGAGAAACAGTTTTATAAAGTGATGGCGCGTGTTGGCGATCTACTAAGCATTAATTATCTAGGCACGCATACCATGCGTAAAACAGGTGCCTATCGCGTATATACGCAGTCGAATTACAACATTGGTTTAGTCATGCACTTATTGAATCATTCTAGTGAAGCCATGACCCTGACTTACCTTGGGTTAGACCAAGCTAGTCGCGAAACGATGTTAGATCAAATTGATTTTGGCTAATTACGCCAGCTTGCTCTTATGCTAGATTTACGGACAGATTTTCTTCTGCCCTGTAAACTAATAGCATAGGAGCATTTTTTAATATGATTCGATACAAAAAAGAATTTAAGCAGTCTCTTGTTGAGATGCACAATCAGCGCCCTTTGAAATCAGCTTGTTCAATCTTTTTTTTCAGCCTTATCACGTTGCTTAATTAAGTTATTATACTTTTCATTCATAAGCAAATTTAACCTTGAGGTTGATTAAATTCAGTGCCTTGTTCGTTGGATTGATTAGAGACATAATCATAAACGACTTTTGTCTCGCGCTCTTCATTATTTATCACGATGATAAAAATCTTTTGTATTAAAGAAGTCATTTAGAACCGTGTTCTCACCAGTCATTGTTTCATGTAAACGAATACCATCGACATTTATCCGCGCATTACGATAATAATCATTTGTTAATTGACCCCATGATGTCTGTGACGCATCAACATTATCGAAAATACTGAAACCGCTACTCTTAAGATAAGTGTACTTTGCATTATCATTTGTGTAATTTGTAAATGAGCCAATATCTGCTCCAAATGGGAAAATCAATACTGGTGTTTTACCAACAATTGGTTGTACTTCCTTTTGCCAAAGTGCAGTGTCCTTTTTGATATCATCAACACTGGCCGTAGTCATATTTATATGACCCCAGGAATGCGATGCAAACTGCCAACCTTCCTTTTTCATAGCGTTAGCAACCTTTGTCGCTTTCTTAGCTTCGCGATGTGTCTTTTTTGTATCACCATATTGACTCTTTGATGAACGATAACCTAGCGCCCCATTATAACCCGTTTCAGCAATCACACCCTTTGAGCCACCGTATGAGAAATCTGGATGCTTTTTGATGAAGGTATCAATAATCGGTACCATGTCATAATCACCAATTTTCTTCTGACCATTATTGGTATATTGATTTTTAACATCACCTTGCTTATTGACGACTAATTTATCTGCAAACCCAGAATCCTTCATATACTCATAATAGTTAACATCATCCTGCGATATAATTAAAGGCTTCTTGCCTTCAGGTAATTTGACTGGTTTGAAAGTCACCTTCCCTTGTTTATCAATCGAAATGATATCTTTAAAGTTAATTAATACATAGCCATTATCATATAACTGATTCAGCATCGGCATAAATTCGTCGATGGTCACCATATAATCTTTGTATCCCTGTGCCTGCTTAGATGAGAAAGCTTTACCAGGATCAACAATTAGTGAATGATAAAAAAGATGTGAAATTTTTGTCGGATCATCCCACGTGACCAACTTTGACTGTTGCTTATTAATACTCTTTTTTAGATGATCAACTGTTGTTCCTTTGTGCCCCGATAACAATGATTTTGCCTCTTTATATTGGTACTGTTGACTTAATGATTTTGCCTGCTTTACTGCCTTAATTGTTTGACTATCAGTTTTTGCAGCCATAACATCATCATCAATATTGCCATATAACCCTAAGCCTGCCCCCAAAATCAACCCAATGACAAGAGTAGTTTTCTTGGTTTTTATCACAGCTACTCCCCCATAATTTTTATGAATATTAAACGACAAGTTAGTACCATTCTATATCTTATTACCTCAAAAATAAAATTATTCGTATTGTTTTATAAATAGTAAAGATATCAAAAATGCGACATAATCAAACAAAAAAGGAGTGATTAAAATTACTCCCCAAAAAAATATTTTTATCAGCCATAATTTAAGCTCCTTGTTGTCTTTAAAATGGTATCTAGTCTAATTATACTAATAAGCAAAATAATCCGTCAGCAAAACGAAATAAATTGAGTTTAATGCGCACTTACACATCACTTTTTCAAAGTGATGAAATTGCTTGAATAATTTATCAGAATGCGCACTTACACCCCACTTCTAAAATGGAGTTGTTTGCGCTCAAAAATATGTATTAGAAGTCGCTGTTAGCGACAACTTGAAAAACAACAAAAGTTCTTGTTGCGAGCATACTATGTGTATATACACATGAGGTAAAAACATATCAATATTGGTTCTGTTGCAAAGTTTTAAATCTACTATCAAATAAGGTAGAATAACAGAATGTGTAACAAACTAACATAACTAAATATCTATTATTCCGTTTATGGAGCAATTTAAAAAGGAGTTTTTTTATGAATTTAATTTTAACCATTCTCTCTGCTTTAGGGTCTTTTATAGTAACCAATATCGATGACATTTTTGTCTTGATGTTGCTGTTCTCTCAGGCAAGTTCACAAGCTAAAGCAAGTAATGGACGAACGGTGAAGGGAAATCGTATTTATCCTAAAGATATAGTCATTGGTCAATATCTTGGTTTTGCACTTTTAGTTTTAATCAGTCTTTTAGCTACATTTGGAGTAACACTCATTCCTGATCAATG is a window of Leuconostoc kimchii IMSNU 11154 DNA encoding:
- a CDS encoding site-specific integrase, encoding MVQQIVLPIKDSNVLKMVQDTLLDSFRAGRRNYTVFQVGKATLLRVSDVMTLKKSDVYNPDGSVKNTAFIHDKKTGKANTLYLKPVQQDLLQYHDWLVQENINSEWLFPSTAHHDHHITEKQFYKVMARVGDLLSINYLGTHTMRKTGAYRVYTQSNYNIGLVMHLLNHSSEAMTLTYLGLDQASRETMLDQIDFG
- a CDS encoding polysaccharide deacetylase family protein → MIKTKKTTLVIGLILGAGLGLYGNIDDDVMAAKTDSQTIKAVKQAKSLSQQYQYKEAKSLLSGHKGTTVDHLKKSINKQQSKLVTWDDPTKISHLFYHSLIVDPGKAFSSKQAQGYKDYMVTIDEFMPMLNQLYDNGYVLINFKDIISIDKQGKVTFKPVKLPEGKKPLIISQDDVNYYEYMKDSGFADKLVVNKQGDVKNQYTNNGQKKIGDYDMVPIIDTFIKKHPDFSYGGSKGVIAETGYNGALGYRSSKSQYGDTKKTHREAKKATKVANAMKKEGWQFASHSWGHINMTTASVDDIKKDTALWQKEVQPIVGKTPVLIFPFGADIGSFTNYTNDNAKYTYLKSSGFSIFDNVDASQTSWGQLTNDYYRNARINVDGIRLHETMTGENTVLNDFFNTKDFYHRDK